A window from Physeter macrocephalus isolate SW-GA chromosome 11, ASM283717v5, whole genome shotgun sequence encodes these proteins:
- the LOC102973700 gene encoding LOW QUALITY PROTEIN: ubiquitin-conjugating enzyme E2 N-like (The sequence of the model RefSeq protein was modified relative to this genomic sequence to represent the inferred CDS: inserted 2 bases in 1 codon; substituted 1 base at 1 genomic stop codon): MAGLPFRIIKETQRLLAEPVPSIKAEPDESNTRYFHVVIDEPQDSPFEEGTFKLELFLPEEYPMAASKVRFMTKIYHPNVDNLGRICLDILKDKRSPALXIRTXIQALLSAPNPDDPLANDVAKQWKTNEAQAIETARAWTRLYAMNNI; encoded by the exons ATGGCTGGGCTACCCTTCAGGATTATCAAGGAAACCCAGCGTTTGCTGGCAGAACCAGTTCCCAGCATTAAAGCAGAACCAGATGAGAGCAACACCCGTTATTTTCATGTGGTCATTGATGAGCCTCAGGATTCCCCTTTTGAGGAAGGGACTTTTAAACTTGAACTATTCCTTCCAGAAGAATACCCAATGGCAGCCTCTAAAGTACGTTTCATGACCAAAATTTATCATCCTAATGTAGACAATTTGGGAAGAATATGTTTAGATATTTTGAAAGATAAGCGGTCCCCAGCACTGTAGATCCGCAC GATCCAGGCTTTGTTAAGTGCTCCCAATCCAGATGATCCCTTAGCAAATGATGTAGCGAAGCAGTGGAAGACCAATGAAGCCCAAGCCATAGAAACAGCTAGAGCATGGACTAGGCTATATGCCatgaataatatttaa